ctATTTTTGCCATTCTtgcccatttaaaaaaaaatcaaatcaattagTAGAATAATTGATTTCTAAAACAACCTTTAGTTGCAGCTCTAGCCTATATGCTACATTTCTATAGAAAACACTTTTAGAAAGTTTCTACACTGCATCATAACTCCAAACTATTCATAGTCCtaccaaataaatgaaaagtttaaagttgtttCTGGTTCATATTCTACTCGACATGCACCGATCAGATATTTCTGGCCCATTACCAATCTATGTTGTTTGCAAATACCAGATCCCAATTATTAATAGaatgatgaatattttttcacatgcTCTAGTAGGATTGTTGTAAacgaatattttagtaatcgagtaacCTATAAATTATTCATACTATTAGTCgagtaatcagataaaaaaaataaaattagatattGGTAAATCTGGCATAACACCAGTGTTACTATCGCatatcagtccaatttttttatttttgagcttccctaacagttacttttctgtagtttagaagaCTAACCTGTAACAAcaatagctcactttctaagttaaccagacgaaaagttatacaaagatctgaaattctattcaatttaataataaagaggcaggctcacaaatacgcttataaaaaatgtctatgatCCAGCCTttggtttatgtattcatctacagtcaatttaatagatgaacCCCCTACCTGTCAAGCTTTGGTTTTGAGAATATGGGAAATGTCGCCCGGAGTTTTGGGGATTGGGGGATGGAGGCTGTGGGGCAGGAATGAAAGAATGAAcgaaagaaaggaggaaatagACCAGGGGACAGATGAATGTAAGTCCTGGGAACAAAAGTAAGAACATGGGGGAGCAATAGAATACGGGATATTTACAGTACCTCCGTTCGTCACACTcagaaactcatctaccagCCATGTACCACCACCATGATTTCCGGCATGATTTGTTGATACCGGGATGATATAAAATTCATTGTGTGGTTCACCTGTAAAGCTACAGACAAACCACACAACTACTCAGCAACAAGTACTCAGCTGCTCGCcgtgttcagtctatccgctcacctgtataaattcTCCTCCAGCGCTCTTCCCGCCGTTTgctctgaaccagcagctcccggaggagaaaggctgccgtactccaggcatcacgccagtcattttaaggatgcttattggttCCCCAAAACCAACGAAAACCTGGGCATTatcataaataaacaatatccCCACAGGCCGGACTTGAAAATTTGGGcattatgctgctaacacttagctttcgtcaacaaccCTTACGCAAATAATGTTCCGGATGGAACGCAGTGcgcaataataaaacataaattaacaaagctttgaggcaggtaaattttcctcgaggaattttaataatcgagaaattgtttcagccctatgTTCTACTATATATAACACGTGACAATCAGAAAATTTCCTTCCTTTTTGAATGAAGAGTGAAATCCTTACTGTTTACTTATGCCTTCCTTTAAGCGCCAAAGATTTCCTTATTAATGTCACAGTTTAACTTCTGTTTgctcaaattttttattttattactttctcttatatgttattttttgagaATTCACAACGCATTAAAAATTATGAGTACTGTACAACAGTACATACTATTTCTGGTTGAGAAACAAGCTACAAAAATAGACCTCACCCACCCCACACATCCTCTCTACTCAGCAATACATGCAGTAAAAATTGAATGTAGCATTACACTTCACACAAATATCTAGAAGactagaaataaataacattaaaatcgaaacatttctgcaaagacTAATACAAATCAGTCCCTCTGGTCCAATCACATTAGAAGTCAAACTCTGTTAATGCCCCCCGGGCTGAACGGAgcatttttttcagactttaatcACAAGAACAGTTTGTTCATCTAACATTTCTGGTTTGGAGATTCAGTAGATTTCCAGAGGCTTTTTTTGCCACAGATGACGCCACCAAAACAAAGTATCTTTTGCAAGGAAATAATTTCAGGGACTCAAAATCTTTTAGTACCCAAATCTTAGGATCAAGATCCAAATAAAGTCCACAAACCTCTGATGTCACCTGTCTCTCCTGTTTTGAGAGACAGGTGAttgtttctcaaaataaatcatgaGTTTCAAGTACTTACACAGACTAAGTTTGAAACATCTAGAAGataatcctctttttttttttttacaggttatCATTTCAATGacgtttgttttttacaaaagcCGAAGCGGATGACCTCATGTCACGGTTGCTCGGCGGACAACAGTATCTTCAGCGGCACACGTACTATATATAAACACCTGCATCAGTGGGATTCCTTATCAGCTGCAGTGCCTCTCTGCGGTTTTTGTCCAGGACCTCCACGGAGTGTCCCGGCTATGCCTAGTTTCCCCTGCTTATACCTCTGTCACAGAAATAGCCCCAAGAATGTCTTTGACAAGACTATCACAGACGCTGCCTTTTGTTGCTCGACCGGGGCCGTTTCCATAGATGTATGAGCCGACAAGCCGACACTAGCCGTAGCTGTTGGCAGAAAACACGTCTCTTTTTCtaaaagcagcaacagaaacACTGTCCTCATTGCTTTGAGGACGTGATTTATGTGACACGCCGACTTGTTTGGGGGCCCGCAGGGCGTTTCTTTTCTTGGTTACAGTATCTGGACAATGGTGAATATATACGCTTCACACTACCCGCATGTTGCGCCTtgggtttgtgtttgtctttttggtATAAAGAAAGCTGACGAGGTGAAACCTTGTTCTTGTTCTGAAATTCCTCTCTGCCTTTCGTCCTCTGTTTCTCCAGGTGGGACCCGATGGAGGGTTTGGAGGAAGGATAGACACATTTCTTCTGTCATGTCAGCAAAGGCCAAGGTTTGTCAGGAACATCCTCTCCTTTGTCTTCATTTCGCGCTCAGTCCATTTTCCTCACTCTTCCACTGATGTAAGAATAACAAAGTCAgcaaaaaaagttcagtttagtttatttgtacagtgcCGATTCACAACACGTTATcacaaggcactttacaaaaaaatcaattcgGACTAATGGCACATACTTGCCATCATCATCAAACAATACAACAAGTTcagtttataattaaaatgagttaaaaaagttttctatccgaggaaacccagcagattgcattgcGCAGCAATCTATCATACAGAAcatgcatgtagcgacagtggagaggaaaaactcccttTCAAAAGGAAGacacctccagcagaaccagaaccagaacctggctcagtgtGAATGGCCGTCTGCCTCCACCGTCTGGAAGTTTGAGGAGACCGAGCAGAAACACGAGCACCGATCCAGGAATACTTTCTGTTAGAGAAAAATAAGATGTAGTCTCTACAAggaatcatccatccatccatccatccactttctttacacccttcttccctaaacggggtcgggagggttgctggtgcctatctccagctgcgtcccgggtgagaggtggggtacaccctggacaggttgccagtctgtcgcagggcataCAAGGaatcaaaaaaaggaaaacattcagttaaaagtttcaaaacaGTAAATAATGCAGAACTGTAGAGATTAGTAGGAGAACGTGACAGAAGGAGGAAAAGTGATCACTCTGTCCTTTAGCAGTCTAAGCCTACAGCAGCGTAACTAccgagaggggaaaaaaatgaaagttttaagCCTAGACTTATAAAAAGAACTGATTACTAAAGGCTCTGTCTCCCATTCTAGTTTTAGAAGCTCTAGGAACCAGCATGAAGTTGCAGACTGAGAATGAAGTGCTCTGGTGGGAACATCTGGACCAATCAGATCTCTGCTGTATGACCGAGTTTGATTATTAAGGGTTTTATATGTGAGAGGGAGAAAGTTGAAATAGAACATGTGAATATATATCAAAGGTTTTTAAGGAATGCTTTCAAGGGAaaacttttcaccttttttaccacgtttttcagaatttattttaaattatttgtggaaGTTTTTATAATAATGAGAAAGTTACAGTAGAGCATTAGAGCCACGCTAAGAAAACGtaaaaattgaaattatgaaaataaagccataaaattgcaagaaaaaagtcataataacaCAATTGTGTTCTCAAAATGTTATTCTcatatgactttattttgtaacattatgGCTTCTCTTAATTTTACttgttcaatattttattttttattagcatGGCTCTAATACTCGTCATCATAAGTTTACCTACAGCGGCTTGCAAACGTTTTTGCACCCCTTGTTCTTATCCATATTTTGTgacgttacaaccacaaacattttttgcaaattaacatttgaaaagtgCAGCGTACAAAAGCAATCAGCCCCCTTTTCTGTGAGTGCAAccagtttccttcagtagtttcCTGATGCCTGCTAATGACTAAACAAAGGCCACCTCTGTGTAAACTAACTTCAGCtgattggaaaagaaaaatgggcaaaaatttCAGTCAATGGATGATCcaagctggtagagacaaacCCTACAGACTAGCAGCTTTGACTGCAGCACAAGGTGGTTCCAGAAAGCATTCACTCAGGGCGCTGAATACGTTTTACACACTGCACCTTTCAgcgttttatttgtaaaacaaattttgaatcatgtatgattttccttctatttcacaattgcacagcactttgtgtttgtctttcacactgaattccaatgaaatatatttatttttgtgattgtaACGTGACAAAGTGTGGGAATGTGCAAGGGGTTTATTAACAGCATGGCCATAAATCAATGAGCTACAACAGAGAGCTCATTCCAACCACACTGTCATGACTGCAGCAGTAAGCAGCTCCTGTAGTGTTGATGGCAATGCATTAATTATGAGTCTTCCTTAAAGGAGACACGACCAACATCACAGGAGCAGCTCTGACTTTCCTGTTCTGAAGCTCATCGTGAACCCTGTCAGAGGGATTCAGCTCCTGTCCTCACGACTTTAATGCTCCAGTGCAACATTTAGTTAACGCCATTTCCTTCCGTCTGACAAAAATGTGCTTGAAAAGTTAAAGgtgtgtggaaatgttttccatccatGGACTCGGTTCTGATATAATCTTGTTGCAGGTAGACACAGTTTTAAAGACAGGCTGTCATGCTTTCAAAATCCTGTAATATGAGAGAGCCGGAGTGTCTGGACATTTTTTCTCGACAAACTGATAATGACCCCCCACCCTCTCTCTTCTTGTCGGTCTGCTGGTTGAAGTGAAGGGAACtcaactaaacatttcagagaGAGTAACAGACACAGCTGCttactgttatttattttttttgtttgcttgtttttttatatatataaagctgGTTTGAGGTCAGCAGAACAGACAATAAAAGATCAGAGgtaaaattaacagaaaaacaaattttttcaaAGAGGATGAGTATATAATTCATAGTAGCATAAGCTACTGTAACTTTAACCCTTTCATGTGTAGCGGTCCCTGCAGTGGACAGCTATCTAAAGGCCAttttcttgtggatttttacATTATCAATGTACACAGACCACTGAAGTGGATGCTGGTGCGTCACACAATATCCTATCAACTACTGGCCATCCACTGCAAGTGCAAGAAAATTTtagttaaatccaatatggcagaCAAATGAAAAAGCAACTCAGGCATATCCGGTCCCTCCTCCTACTGTAGAGGACTCTTCCAACCCCTAAAGACTAATACCACTGatgtatttcttttaactttGTACTTTCTAAAATTACAACTGATCacctagaaaatgttttactcattttttccccaccttttttatgccttaagaaaatcaaaaacactttggaaTAAATTCTGACATAAAGCCtcataattcatgcatgaaagggttaagGTGACCTGCTGtaatattctatatttttcaCTACTTGTGCAGAATATAATTTCGAACTTAATCTGAAAACAagtaatcagatttttaataatAGCAGCAATAATAATCACAATGTCCATGTAAACATAAGCATCACCATGCAGCCTTTCTCTGTGAATGCTTGGATCaaagtagaaaacatttagaaataaatattacagaTTATAAATTATAGTTATAAGGCTAATGATAGTAGAGCAAGAGTGGTAAGAATAGTtgcatttttggttttaaataaaaataattagaataggTTTTCAATTTTTGTTTAAGATTTTACGCAACATTGTAAACCCATAAAAACCATTGCTCTGTCGTTCAGTGATTCCTCCAACACGTTTACATTTCCAGAAGATGAGCATTGGGAGCTGATGCTGATatcagcatttatttttctccatgtggatctgctgcagctgctggcgCATTTCTGTTCAGACtggttcaaaacaaacaaaaacaaaaagaaaagaaaacggtGCAAAATAAGTCGGCTCTGCAGTGGCAGCTGTCCCCCGttctcacacaaacacagagtttTGTTCTCTGTGGTCAGTTCTCACTCTATTTACAAGAGCCACAGCTAGCAGAACTCTCAAGacgaaaacaatttcagttattttcttttggaaacGTCAAGACAGAGGAATTCATCACAGTGCTTGGATCAAAGCTAAAGCAGAAAGCTGACTGTCGTCATTGTATAGATACAAACTCATACTTTTATTTATCTCTCTGCTGGTAGAGAATTGATTTGTCATGCAAcatcacaaataaaacacagcaacattAAAAGCTGACTGTTCTAGGTCATAGTGCTTTTATTACCCACAATGCAAATCAGTAGAAACTGACGGGATGTAATTACACCGcataaacacaaaaccttaccaagtatttttggtctggtttctggTCCAAATATCTAACCTgatatttaagtaaataatttcttaatattgatgaaaaagtactcgttccactgacagatcatttcacttataacacgTGAAAAACATCTTcttatatgtgaaataatctgccaatggaaaatgtacttttttgttaatattaagaagttatttacttaaaacaagcccctGTCTCTTGATAAAAAACCCCCCtaaaagttagtttgtcttatttcaactttactaagatatttataccagaaactagaccaaaaatacttcttttttttttttaataagattttgtgttttcgcaGTGTAGCGGTTTGGTGTGCTGTGAGAAAatagtttgtattttctgtgcTCAGGTCCTGCTGTGGGTGCTCGTCTCCTTGCTGCCTTTGGTGGAAGGAGCTCACatgagagctgctgctgctggtggtggacTGGGGTCAGACCTGAACCATGCTGCAGGCCTTCTGGAGGCTCAGGAGGGGAGAGACTTTCCTGTCACACTGCCAGAGGTGGTGGGGGAcaaggagcaggaggaggacagTGAGCCTTACCCCACATGGCACGCTCTATATGGTACTGCTGACACACCCCACTGCGCTGATCAGAGTCTGGGCTTTAATGGAACATGCTGATATAAAACCCTGCAAATGTGTTTCTACtctttaaagttgcagtatgtaacttttttttttttttttaaagaaactttttcaactttttgttgAAACTCTCACTGTGCcgtgacagtatgagacagaaaatctgtgaaaaaatggaGTTACTCTTCCTTCTCCTAGTgccagctaaaaacaaacagtcaGATACAgtaggcgggtcttagtgctgccaatcacTCCCGTGTGCGCACCGCTGACCCCCGTACCTTTTTGCTTTCTGCTACAGAACAGCAGATTTTATCATGattgctaaggctagttagcatggataaacagtttttcagtaacagtgagttgtttctccaccattagcacatttagcagtgtgttcatgaggatgattgacagcgctaaatcAAAGAAGCAAGATTTTCATACTTTAGCAGTTTTTgagtggttttattttcatttagttttgacTTCAGATTTCCAAttctattttagttttcattagGTTGGACTGTTCGGACTAGTTCggtttaggttttatttatttcaagtataGTTTCAGTCATTCTTTCTAATATGAGTCCCTCTTGGAgcaagactgaaagaaaaactgaaacagttgTTGGTGCCAAAACCCCAAAAAATCATCAGTTTGTAGAAATTGTGGCTAAATGAATGACCTGACCTACGGCTATGAAAGGTGAAAGGCAGagaaactttcaaaaaaaaaatccagtaaatACTATAACAGCACCTGAAAGCAAGTCTCATGGACACGATGAAGTTGTCTTTAAGACTTTTGGGATTTTTCCAACTTAATAGATTCCCACATATTATATCTGGTTTCTCTGCAGGACacttttaactaaaacaaagttatattcaaaataaactcaaattgGATTCTGGtgctttctctctgttttccctGACAGTTTCCCTgtgttctctctgtttttttctgtgaacgCTCATTACAATTTCACTTagatttccttgttttttctttgcaaactgtcgtttttattttcatattggttagcaaacacatttattttccatctagtttttgttatttccttAGTTTTGGTTAACGATAACAACCCagcagagaagcagccaagatgCTCGTGCTAACAGTTTGCAATTTGCCACAAGCTAATAAgagaacacagcaaacatgggGGAAGGTGATCTGGTCAGACGACAGGAAAACTGAACAGAGTGGCGGAAAGCTATTTTGAAGAGATCGTTCATAGTGacgcatggtggtggcagcatcatactgtggagAGGATTTCTATGCCCAGGAACCAGAGGGCTTAGAGAATTAAATTTATAAAGCACATGCATGTAATGTGGCCTAGCCAAAGTCTGGCTCTACATCCAACAAAGAATTTGTGGTTAGACCAGAAAATTGTACTTGACAGATTCTGTCCATCCTGTCTGGCTGAGCTCGAGTCATGTTGTATAAAAACTGGGctgtcaaaacagaaacagaagcaaCAAAATGCTGACTCAGGGGAGTTAAATTCAAATGTACGCCAAACTTCTCAAATTTCTATCTGTAAAACCATTTGAGAACtataattttccttcaactATGCAATTATGCCCTCCTTGTGATGTTACATAAAACTGTTAGAAAAAGACACAGAGGAGAGCTTGGAATGTgtcaaagtgtttaaaaaaaaccctggttCAAATACAGATGTTTTCTCAGACGTTGGGGCACGGTTGCCACCAAATACATCATGTATTAACTTGTACTGTGTATTTTCACGTCCATTATACTTGAAATAAACCCAGAGCTATTTCTAATAAAGTTTCATATAAATATCAAGTGTAGCATTACAGCAAAAGCCATAACACTCCACTTCTGAAAGTAAATATGAGCCTCTCATTGACACTCGGACACCAACTCTTAAGTGCCGCTCTGCCGGACAGGatactataaaacattttaaaaattcaccagTATGAACAGTTTTGTAAGGGTTTGTATTTTAGATCTGAAGCAGGGGGCCGACTCCACTCCAGCAGTGGTTCAGCTCTGCAGAGCGCCAGGTCCTCACTGTAACTGAGAATTTCTTCTTAGTAAGTCACCTGGTGAAATAAAAGAATCCTGGTAAAGaaccattcatttgattcagtgTGTAGGAGGAGTGATTCTAAAAGCATCAGGATGGTAACCTGAAGAACTGATTATGTCAATAATTTCACAGATCCAGCCTTTGTATCTTCTGTCAttctgtctgcttcatccatttatggtttttattttgttcttttgttttttttttttgtttatttcagagcCCTTTGTGATGGATGAGCTGGATGACCATCCCAGCATCCGCTGGGCGGGGCGCTCGCCACGCTCCTCTGACCCCACAGCACCTCAGCCCAAGGGGtcgcaaaagaagaaaagacgaaagaagaaaggagaggAGGCGGGAAACGCGGACAGAAGGGGGAAAGGTAAAAGCCGGCCCCCAAAACAGAGCAGCAGGGACTGCCGGGTGGAGAAGAAAGAGATGAAGGTTCGGGACCTCGGACTGGGCTTTGATTCGGACGAGATCGTCCTCTTTAAGTTTTGTGTGGGCTCCTGCCAGAGCTCCAGGATAAACTACGATCTGGCGCTGAACGCGCTGCTGGAAAACGGCTCCCTTCCGCGCCGCGTCGCCCGGAAGGTGAGCAGGAACCCCTGCTGCCGGCC
This is a stretch of genomic DNA from Gambusia affinis linkage group LG12, SWU_Gaff_1.0, whole genome shotgun sequence. It encodes these proteins:
- the LOC122840534 gene encoding uncharacterized protein LOC122840534 translates to MTHRSARRAAAGASGSVPAHRERISHGTAGGTRWRVWRKDRHISSVMSAKAKVLLWVLVSLLPLVEGAHMRAAAAGGGLGSDLNHAAGLLEAQEGRDFPVTLPEVVGDKEQEEDSEPYPTWHALYEPFVMDELDDHPSIRWAGRSPRSSDPTAPQPKGSQKKKRRKKKGEEAGNADRRGKGKSRPPKQSSRDCRVEKKEMKVRDLGLGFDSDEIVLFKFCVGSCQSSRINYDLALNALLENGSLPRRVARKVSRNPCCRPDRYEPVSFMDTSTTWRTIESLSAASCMCIG